A window of Lytechinus variegatus isolate NC3 chromosome 15, Lvar_3.0, whole genome shotgun sequence contains these coding sequences:
- the LOC121429036 gene encoding solute carrier family 35 member G1-like, producing the protein MSRTSLPQDDGMRAKFHVGLDQTQQDSICGTLSAGYPEREPEKRVWERICKLVVQRRGTLWALLSAILLSLIALACKLMSGGVSPNQITLCRSLTLVLFTAPNILRQHNMSRSLPRKAWGFLILRGVSGMSCVLNSYYAFQRLDVSTARYIIEGSSFITCILACICLKENCSIIMTLSCCASMVGVLLVVQPTPIFGGLPENISDQSLLGILAAFFAAIAISLTFLSLRLLAPFKMTAQFITFTYGCISLFGWAMPALGCVLLETALNDWSIPRCGHDRLLLLATCIMSYLQITAITFALQTENAAVVAVITTTGISIAFILDYAFFDVTPNAWKIIGALCVTGGSVGAAMSSYYAAKRKLPESI; encoded by the exons ATGTCCCGAACGAGTCTTCCACAAGATGATGGTATGAGGGCCAAGTTCCACGTAGGCCTCGATCAGACACAACAGGATTCTATTTGTGGCACATTATCTGCAGGGTACCCCGAAAGAGAGCCAGAGAAACGCGTATGGGAAAGAATCTGTAAGCTGGTTGTCCAACGGAGGGGGACCCTCTGGGCGCTGCTGAGTGCAATCCTTCTGTCCCTCATTGCTCTGGCGTGTAAGCTCATGTCTGGTGGGGTATCCCCTAATCAAATTACACTTTGTCGCTCGTTAACACTCGTCCTCTTCACGGCACCAAACATCTTACGGCAACATAATATGTCGCGTTCTCTGCCACGGAAAGCTTGGGGATTCCTAATTCTCAGGGGAGTTTCCGGCATGTCATGTGTACTAAACTCGTACTATGCCTTCCAACGACTCGATGTTTCCACTGCCAGATATATCATAGAGGGATCTAGCTTCATAACCTGTATCCTGGCATGCATCTGTTTGAAGGAGAATTGTTCCATCATAATGACTTTATCATGTTGCGCCAGTATGGTCGGTGTTTTGCTTGTTGTTCAGCCAACACCTATCTTTGGGGGCCTCCCTGAAAATATCAGTGACCAGTCGTTGCTCGGCATACTCGCAGCATTTTTTGCTGCGATTGCTATATCTCTGACCTTTCTCTCACTCCGCTTGCTTGCCCCCTTCAAGATGACCGCACAATTTATTACTTTTACGTACGGCTGCATCAGCCTATTTGGAtgg gctatgcCAG ccCTTGGATGCGTCTTACTAGAGACCGCCCTCAACGACTGGTCCATCCCGCGCTGTGGACACGATCGTCTCTTGCTCCTAGCAACATGCATCATGAGCTACCTTCAAATCACAGCCATTACTTTTGCGCTTCAGACGGAAAATGCTGCAGTCGTTGCCGTTATTACGACCACAGGCATTAGTATCGCATTCATCTTGGATTATGCTTTCTTTGATGTAACTCCAAATGCATGGAAGATCATTGGTGCTCTGTGTGTAACCGGCGGCTCGGTTGGGGCAGCTATGTCCTCATACTATGCTGCTAAGAGGAAACTGCCTgaaagtatataa